The following proteins come from a genomic window of Rissa tridactyla isolate bRisTri1 chromosome 13, bRisTri1.patW.cur.20221130, whole genome shotgun sequence:
- the SNAP29 gene encoding synaptosomal-associated protein 29 produces the protein MSALPRSYNPFAVDDDDEEAAAVRGGGEAASGGRQRYLQQEVLRRSAAAADSTARSLSLLYESERVGVAASEELVRQGEALKRTEQMVDKMDQDLKTSQRHINSIKSVWGGLVNYFKAKPPESKPEQNGTPEYYANSRLKEAMMSSKEQESKYQESHPNLRKLDNSDNDFSKAELVSSVQRDSYPKNQHLRAYHQKIDNNLDEMSSGLSRLKNLALGLQTEIDEQDDMLDRLTKKVETLDVNIKSTDKKVRQL, from the exons ATGTCGGCCCTCCCGAGGAGCTACAACCCTTTCGCCGTGGACGACGACgacgaggaggcggcggcggtgcggggcggtgGGGAGGCGGCCAGCGGCGGGCGGCAGCGGTACCTACAGCAGGAGGTGctgcgccgctccgccgccgccgccgacagCACCGCCCGCTCTCTCTCGCTCCTCTACGAGTCGGAGCGGGTCGGGGTCGCGGCGTCCGAG GAGCTTGTACGTCAAGGAGAGGCCCTGAAGCGCACAGAACAGATGGTAGATAAAATGGACCAGGACTTGAAGACTAGTCAAAGGCACATAAATAGCATTAAGAGTGTTTGGGGGGGCTTGGTAAACTACTTCAAAGCCAAACCTCCAGAGAGCAAGCCAGAGCAGAATGGAACCCCTGAATATTATGCTAACAGTAG ATTAAAAGAAGCAATGATGTCTAGTAAAGAGCAAGAGTCAAAATACCAGGAGAGTCATCCAAATTTAAGGAAGCTGGATAATTCAG ACAATGATTTCAGCAAAGCAGAGTTAGTTTCTTCAGTGCAAAGGGATTCCTATCCAAAGAACCAACACCTGCGAGCTTACCACCAGAAAATTGATAACAACTTAG ATGAGATGTCTTCTGGGTTGAGTCGTCTGAAAAACCTAGCTCTTGGTCTGCAGACAGAAATAGATGAGCAAGATGATATGCTGGATCGCCTAACAAAAAAAGTAGAGACACTGGACGTCAATATTAAAAGCACTGATAAAAAAGTCCGACAACTTTAA